Within the Hypericibacter adhaerens genome, the region ATGAAGGCAAGCGGGCTTGACAGCCAGCTCAACGCGAAATGGGCGCGTGTGCGGGGAAGGCTGCGCTCCGAATATGGCGAGCAGGCCTACCGCAGCTGGCTGAAGCCCCTGACCCTGGTGGGGCACGACAACGGCGCCTTCAAGATCGCCGTGCCCACCCGCTTCATCCGTGACTGGGTGATGCAGCATTATTCCGACCGCCTGCGCCAGCTCCTGGCCGGCGAGGTGAACGAGTTCCGCGCGGTCGAGATCGTGGTCGACAGCGCCAAGGCGCCGGCCGACGCCGAGGCCAGCCAGCCCGCCTATCTCCAGGCGGCGCCCGCGGCGGTGGCCGAGCTGCCCTCCCCGGGTCCGGGCGCCGACGATGTCAGCGCGCCGCTCGATCCGCGCTTCACCTTCGAGAACTTCGTCGTCGGCAAGTCGAACGAGCTCGCCTATGCGGCCGCGCGACGGGTCGCCGAGAGCAAGACCGTGCCCTTCAACCCGCTCTTCCTTTATGGCGGGGTCGGGCTCGGCAAGACCCACCTGATGCATGCCATCGCCTGGCATATCAAGAAGGCCCAGCCCGAGCGGCGCGTGATCTATCTCTCGGCCGAGAAGTTCATGTACCAGTTCATCCGGGCGCTCCGGCACAAGAACACCATGGCCTTCAAGGAGCAGTTCCGCTCGGTCGACGTGCTGATGATCGACGACGTGCAGTTCATCAGCGGCAAGGATTCCACGCAGGAGGAATTCTTCCATACCTTCAACGCGCTGGTGGACCAGAACCGCCAGGTCGTGATCTCGGCCGACAAGTCGCCCTCCGACCTCGAAGGCCTCGAGGAGCGGATGCGCTCGCGCCTCGGCTGGGGCCTCGTCGCCGACATCCACCCCACCACCTACGAGCTGAGGCTCGGCATCCTGCAGAACAAGGGCGAGCAGCTGGGTGCGGAGATCCCGCCCAAGGTGCTGGAGTTCCTGGCCCACAAGATCCTCTCCAACGTGCGCGAGCTCGAGGGCGCGCTCAACCGCATCGTCGCCCATGCGACGCTGGTGGGCCGCCCGGTGACGCTCGAGACCACGCAGGAGGTGCTGCACGATCTCTTACGCGCCAACGACCGGCGCGTCACGATCGAGGAGATCCAGCGCAAGGTGGCCGAGCATTTCAACATCAAGATCTCGGAGATGCAGTCGGCCCGGCGCGCCCGCGCGGTGGCGCGGCCGCGGCAAGTCGCGATGTATCTCGCCAAGCAGCTCACCTCGCGCTCGCTGCCCGAGATCGGCCGCAAGTTCGGCGGGCGCGACCACAC harbors:
- the dnaA gene encoding chromosomal replication initiator protein DnaA, which encodes MKASGLDSQLNAKWARVRGRLRSEYGEQAYRSWLKPLTLVGHDNGAFKIAVPTRFIRDWVMQHYSDRLRQLLAGEVNEFRAVEIVVDSAKAPADAEASQPAYLQAAPAAVAELPSPGPGADDVSAPLDPRFTFENFVVGKSNELAYAAARRVAESKTVPFNPLFLYGGVGLGKTHLMHAIAWHIKKAQPERRVIYLSAEKFMYQFIRALRHKNTMAFKEQFRSVDVLMIDDVQFISGKDSTQEEFFHTFNALVDQNRQVVISADKSPSDLEGLEERMRSRLGWGLVADIHPTTYELRLGILQNKGEQLGAEIPPKVLEFLAHKILSNVRELEGALNRIVAHATLVGRPVTLETTQEVLHDLLRANDRRVTIEEIQRKVAEHFNIKISEMQSARRARAVARPRQVAMYLAKQLTSRSLPEIGRKFGGRDHTTVMHAVRKVEELRSTDSSFSEDVDLLRRMLEA